One window of the Salvelinus alpinus chromosome 13, SLU_Salpinus.1, whole genome shotgun sequence genome contains the following:
- the LOC139537560 gene encoding LOW QUALITY PROTEIN: centromere/kinetochore protein zw10 homolog (The sequence of the model RefSeq protein was modified relative to this genomic sequence to represent the inferred CDS: inserted 1 base in 1 codon) encodes MFSKSNMASFVTEVLASSGKLEKEDLAAKISKRSRKVEETKEEVCDMINKRYNEFLPSMQGAEVLMGQAEEVSKEIDVLKSCIETEVQQNLHTAVTEYAKLKQQLERNTTVIAMLRHLEEFHIAMEEFHKALLEKKYVIAAKQLENARHSADSLKAWKGSELPLLRALSSELTVQRENLIYHLGDEWKRLAVWKLPPSKEPTGMKSFLKTELQLTLGGTKEPQQSPPPLLSCVLQALTIQGELQHKIKLFSQVLLKYLLKPLITYPSLNVEVSEQQGEGTLLALQFAETPDEHPSPSQVYTKVLMVLKTLHTHLLDVSVGERKVSVILGDLVWQEMSHCIIHECLLYSIPTNSCQLEQYSAVIKETEEFEKSLKEMQYLRGDSTELLKYAQDVNCHFASKKCKDVIVAARKLMTSEMHNTVKITPDSKLSVPMLPSPGSGDIKGKQGAKKLEAFRLENEKQLGARTLCLPVCRISESVQQLMELALHTLSEAVGSSSQCATQLFFTVRNIFQLFYDVVPTYHKENLLKFPHLAAIQHNNCMYIAHHLLTLGYQFSPRLPDXLSEGAATFVDLVPGFRKLGAHCFLAHLNVQRTEMLERLSTARNFSNLDDEDNYSAASKAVRQVIHQLKRLGTVWQDVLPVNIYCKAMGILLNTAISELIAKIMMLEDISTEDGEHLQILCQTIIEEGPLVFIPLPEENKNKKYQEEVPIYVKKWITFKELVIVLRANLQEIVDRWAEGKGPLALEFSSSDMKSLIRALFQNTERRAVALTKIK; translated from the exons ATGTTCTCCAAATCAAACATGGCGTCTTTCGTGACAGAAGTCCTTGCTAGTTCTGGTAAACTTGAAAAAGAAGACCTCGCTGCTAAAATTAGTAAGCGATCACGGAAAGTAGAGGAAACTAAG GAAGAGGTATGTGACATGATCAACAAGAGATACAATGAGTTTCTACCCAGCATGCAGGGGGCAGAGGTACTCATGGGACAGGCTGAAGAGGTTTCTAAAGAAATTGATGTCCTCAAAAGCTGCATTGAGACAGAG GTGCAGCAGAATCTACATACAGCCGTGACAGAATATGCCAAGCTAAAGCAGCAGCTGGAGAGAAACACTACTGTCATTGCCATGCTCAGGCACCTAGAAGAG TTTCACATTGCAATGGAGGAGTTTCACAAAGCCCTACTGGAGAAGAAGTATGTAATTGCGGCCAAACAGTTAGAAAATGCCCGGCACAGTGCAGACTCTCTGAAGGCGTGGAAAGGCTCTGAGCTGCCCCTGCTGAGAGCCCTCAGCTCAGAGCTCACTGTCCAGAGAGAGAACCTCATCTACCATctgggggacgagtggaagagaCTGGCCGTCTGGAAACTGCCTCCTTCCAAAG AGCCGACGGGGATGAAGTCGTTCCTGAAGACTGAGCTCCAGCTGACCCTGGGCGGGACCAAGGAGCCCCAGCAGAGCCCTCCGCCTCTGCTCTCCTGTGTCCTCCAGGCCCTGACCATCCAGGGGGAGCTCCAACACAAGATCAAACTCTTCA GCCAGGTGCTGCTGAAGTACCTGCTGAAGCCCCTGATCACGTACCCCTCTCTGAACGTGGAGGTATCGGAGCAGCAAGGTGAGGGCACCCTGCTCGCTCTCCAGTTTGCCGAGACCCCCGATGAGCACCCCAGCCCCTCACAGGTCTACACCAAAGTCCTGATGGTACTCAAGaccttacacacacacctgctag ACGTATCAGTTGGTGAGAGAAAAGTGTCTGTGATACTCGGAGACCTGGTATGGCAGGAGATGTCTCATTGCATCATCCATGAGTGCCTCCTGTACTCCATCCCAACCAATAGCTGCCAGCTtgaacagtacagtgca GTGATCAAAGAGACGGAGGAGTTTGAGAAGTCCTTGAAGGAGATGCAGTACCTCCGAGGAGACTCCACCGAGCTGCTCAAGTATGCCCAGGACGTCAACTGCCACTTTGCCAGCAAGAAATGCAAAGACGTGATCGTGGCGGCACGCAAGCTGATGACCTCCGAGATGCACAACACCGTCAAa ATCACCCCAGATTCTAAGCTTTCCGTCCCCATGCTGCCCAGCCCTGGCTCTGGAGACATCAAGGGCAAGCAGGGGGCCAAGAAGCTTGAGGCGTTCAGGTTGGAGAACGAGAAGCAGCTGGGTGCGCGGACGctgtgcctgcctgtgtgtcGCATCAGTGAGTCGGTGCAGCAGCTGATGGAGCTGGCCTTGCACACGCTGTCCGAGGCTGTGGGAAGCTCCAGCCAATG TGCTACCCAACTGTTCTTCACAGTGCGGAATATATTCCAGCTATTCTATGATGTTGTGCCTACATACCATAA AGAGAACCTGCTCAAGTTCCCACATCTGGCGGCCATCCAGCACAACAACTGCATGTACATCGCCCACCACCTGCTCACCCTGGGCTACCAGTTCAGTCCACGCCTGCCTG CCCTCAGTGAGGGTGCTGCCACCTTTGTGGACCTGGTGCCCGGCTTCAGGAAACTGG GCGCTCATTGCTTCCTGGCCCATCTGAACGTCCAGAGAACAGAGATGCTGGAGCGTCTCTCCACCGCACGCAACTTCTCCAACCTGGATGACGAGGACAACTACTCTGCAGCCAGCAAGGCCGTCAGGCAG GTCATCCATCAGCTGAAAAGGCTGGGCACCGTCTGGCAAGACGTTCTACCAGTCAACATATACTGTAAAGCCATGGGGATTCTCCTCAACACTGCCATCTCAGAGCTGATTGCCAAAATCATGATGCTGGAG GATATCTCCACTGAAGATGGGGAGCACCTACAAATCCTCTGTCAGACCATTATCGAGGAAGGACCCCTGGTGTTCATTCCACTGCCTGAGGAGAACAAGAACAAGAAGTACCAGGAGGAGGTACCCATTTACGTGAAGAAGTGGATCACCTTCAAGGAGCTGGTCATAGTGCTGCGAGCTAACCTGCAGGAGATAGTCGACAG GTGGGCGGAGGGGAAAGGGCCACTGGCGCTGGAGTTCTCTAGTTCCGATATGAAGAGCCTAATCCGAGCTTTGTTCCAGAACACTGAGAGGCGGGCGGTGGCTCTCACCAAAATCAAATAG